From the genome of Enoplosus armatus isolate fEnoArm2 chromosome 21, fEnoArm2.hap1, whole genome shotgun sequence, one region includes:
- the actr3b gene encoding actin-related protein 3B isoform X1, whose protein sequence is MSLQLPPCVIDCGTGYTKIGYAGNTEPQFIMPSCIAIKESASVGEQAQRRLVRGVDDLDFYIGDEAVDKPNYATKWPIRHGMVEDWDLMERFMEQIIFKYLRAEPEDHSFLMTEPPLNTPENREYLAEIMFETFNIPGLYIAVQAVLALAASWTSRQVGQRTLTGIVIDSGDGVTHAIPVAEGYVIGSCIKHIPIAGRDITFFIQQLLRDREVGIPPEQSLETAKAVKERYCYICPDIVKEFTKYDSDPGKWIKQYRGVNAVSKTAFHIDVGYERFLGPEIFFHPEFANPDFMQPISDVVDDVIQSCPIDVRRPLYKNIVLSGGSTMFRDFGRRLQRDLKRVVDARLKLSEELSGGRIKPKPMEVQVVTHHMQRYAVWFGGSMLASTPEFFQVCHSKKDYDEIGPSICRHNPVFGIMS, encoded by the exons ATGTCCCTGCAGCTCCCCCCGTGCGTGATAGACTGCGGAACTGG GTACACAAAGATCGGCTATGCTGGAAACACAGAGCCACAGTTCATCATGCCGTCCT gtATCGCCATCAAGGAGTCGGCCAGCGTGGGAGAACAGGCTCAGAGGAGGCTCGTACGGGGAGTCGACGACCTGGACTTCTACATCGGAGACGAAGCCGTGGACAAACCCAACTATGCAACCaag TGGCCCATCCGTCACGGGATGGTGGAGGACTGGGACCTGATGGAGAGATTTATGGAGCAGATCATCTTCAAATACCTGCGAGCCGAACCTGAAGACCACAGCTTCCTCATG acagagcCTCCTCTCAACACTCCAGAGAACAGAGAGTACCTGGCAGAGATCATGTTCGAGACCTTCAACATACCTGGACTCTACATCGCAGTGCAG GCCGTGTTGGCGTTGGCGGCATCCTGGACGTCTCGGCAGGTCGGACAGAGAACTCTGACCGGCATCGTCATCGACAGCGGAGACGGAGTCACACACGCCATCCCtgtg GCTGAGGGCTACGTGATTGGCAGCTGTATAAAGCATATCCCCATCGCGGGGCGCGACATCACCTTCTTCATCCAACAGCtgctcagagacagagaggtggggaTTCCTCCAGAGCAGTCGCTGGAGACCGCCAAGGCTGTCAAG GAGCGGTATTGTTACATCTGTCCGGACATTGTGAAGGAGTTCACAAAGTACGACTCTGACCCGGGGAAATGGATCAAACAGTACCGCGGAGTCAACGCCGTCAGTAAGACCGCCTTCCACATTGACGTGGGCTACGAGCGCTTCCTGGGCCCTGAGATCTTCTTCCACCCTGAG ttcgCTAACCCAGACTTCATGCAGCCTATCTCTGATGTCGTTGATGATGTCATTCAGAGCTGTCCAATCGATGTGAGGAGACCGCTGTACAAG aacaTCGTGCTCTCTGGAGGATCGACCATGTTCAGAGACTTCGGGCGGCGGCTGCAGAGAGACCTGAAGAGAGTCGTGGACGCTCGACTGAAACTGAGTGAAGAACTCAGTGGAGGACGGATaaag CCGAAGCCGATGGAGGTTCAGGTCGTCACACATCACATGCAGCGCTACGCCGTCTGGTTTGGAGGCTCCATGTTGGCGTCCAcg cCGGAGTTTTTCCAGGTGTGTCACTCTAAGAAGGACTACGATGAGATCGGCCCCAGCATCTGTCGACACAACCCCGTATTTGGCATCATGTCCTGA
- the actr3b gene encoding actin-related protein 3B isoform X2, translating to MSLQLPPCVIDCGTGYTKIGYAGNTEPQFIMPSCIAIKESASVGEQAQRRLVRGVDDLDFYIGDEAVDKPNYATKWPIRHGMVEDWDLMERFMEQIIFKYLRAEPEDHSFLMTEPPLNTPENREYLAEIMFETFNIPGLYIAVQAVLALAASWTSRQVGQRTLTGIVIDSGDGVTHAIPVAEGYVIGSCIKHIPIAGRDITFFIQQLLRDREVGIPPEQSLETAKAVKERYCYICPDIVKEFTKYDSDPGKWIKQYRGVNAVSKTAFHIDVGYERFLGPEIFFHPEFANPDFMQPISDVVDDVIQSCPIDVRRPLYKPKPMEVQVVTHHMQRYAVWFGGSMLASTPEFFQVCHSKKDYDEIGPSICRHNPVFGIMS from the exons ATGTCCCTGCAGCTCCCCCCGTGCGTGATAGACTGCGGAACTGG GTACACAAAGATCGGCTATGCTGGAAACACAGAGCCACAGTTCATCATGCCGTCCT gtATCGCCATCAAGGAGTCGGCCAGCGTGGGAGAACAGGCTCAGAGGAGGCTCGTACGGGGAGTCGACGACCTGGACTTCTACATCGGAGACGAAGCCGTGGACAAACCCAACTATGCAACCaag TGGCCCATCCGTCACGGGATGGTGGAGGACTGGGACCTGATGGAGAGATTTATGGAGCAGATCATCTTCAAATACCTGCGAGCCGAACCTGAAGACCACAGCTTCCTCATG acagagcCTCCTCTCAACACTCCAGAGAACAGAGAGTACCTGGCAGAGATCATGTTCGAGACCTTCAACATACCTGGACTCTACATCGCAGTGCAG GCCGTGTTGGCGTTGGCGGCATCCTGGACGTCTCGGCAGGTCGGACAGAGAACTCTGACCGGCATCGTCATCGACAGCGGAGACGGAGTCACACACGCCATCCCtgtg GCTGAGGGCTACGTGATTGGCAGCTGTATAAAGCATATCCCCATCGCGGGGCGCGACATCACCTTCTTCATCCAACAGCtgctcagagacagagaggtggggaTTCCTCCAGAGCAGTCGCTGGAGACCGCCAAGGCTGTCAAG GAGCGGTATTGTTACATCTGTCCGGACATTGTGAAGGAGTTCACAAAGTACGACTCTGACCCGGGGAAATGGATCAAACAGTACCGCGGAGTCAACGCCGTCAGTAAGACCGCCTTCCACATTGACGTGGGCTACGAGCGCTTCCTGGGCCCTGAGATCTTCTTCCACCCTGAG ttcgCTAACCCAGACTTCATGCAGCCTATCTCTGATGTCGTTGATGATGTCATTCAGAGCTGTCCAATCGATGTGAGGAGACCGCTGTACAAG CCGAAGCCGATGGAGGTTCAGGTCGTCACACATCACATGCAGCGCTACGCCGTCTGGTTTGGAGGCTCCATGTTGGCGTCCAcg cCGGAGTTTTTCCAGGTGTGTCACTCTAAGAAGGACTACGATGAGATCGGCCCCAGCATCTGTCGACACAACCCCGTATTTGGCATCATGTCCTGA
- the actr3b gene encoding actin-related protein 3B isoform X3 — protein sequence MSLQLPPCVIDCGTGYTKIGYAGNTEPQFIMPSCIAIKESASVGEQAQRRLVRGVDDLDFYIGDEAVDKPNYATKWPIRHGMVEDWDLMERFMEQIIFKYLRAEPEDHSFLMTEPPLNTPENREYLAEIMFETFNIPGLYIAVQAVLALAASWTSRQVGQRTLTGIVIDSGDGVTHAIPVAEGYVIGSCIKHIPIAGRDITFFIQQLLRDREVGIPPEQSLETAKAVKERYCYICPDIVKEFTKYDSDPGKWIKQYRGVNAVSKTAFHIDVGYERFLGPEIFFHPEFANPDFMQPISDVVDDVIQSCPIDVRRPLYKPEFFQVCHSKKDYDEIGPSICRHNPVFGIMS from the exons ATGTCCCTGCAGCTCCCCCCGTGCGTGATAGACTGCGGAACTGG GTACACAAAGATCGGCTATGCTGGAAACACAGAGCCACAGTTCATCATGCCGTCCT gtATCGCCATCAAGGAGTCGGCCAGCGTGGGAGAACAGGCTCAGAGGAGGCTCGTACGGGGAGTCGACGACCTGGACTTCTACATCGGAGACGAAGCCGTGGACAAACCCAACTATGCAACCaag TGGCCCATCCGTCACGGGATGGTGGAGGACTGGGACCTGATGGAGAGATTTATGGAGCAGATCATCTTCAAATACCTGCGAGCCGAACCTGAAGACCACAGCTTCCTCATG acagagcCTCCTCTCAACACTCCAGAGAACAGAGAGTACCTGGCAGAGATCATGTTCGAGACCTTCAACATACCTGGACTCTACATCGCAGTGCAG GCCGTGTTGGCGTTGGCGGCATCCTGGACGTCTCGGCAGGTCGGACAGAGAACTCTGACCGGCATCGTCATCGACAGCGGAGACGGAGTCACACACGCCATCCCtgtg GCTGAGGGCTACGTGATTGGCAGCTGTATAAAGCATATCCCCATCGCGGGGCGCGACATCACCTTCTTCATCCAACAGCtgctcagagacagagaggtggggaTTCCTCCAGAGCAGTCGCTGGAGACCGCCAAGGCTGTCAAG GAGCGGTATTGTTACATCTGTCCGGACATTGTGAAGGAGTTCACAAAGTACGACTCTGACCCGGGGAAATGGATCAAACAGTACCGCGGAGTCAACGCCGTCAGTAAGACCGCCTTCCACATTGACGTGGGCTACGAGCGCTTCCTGGGCCCTGAGATCTTCTTCCACCCTGAG ttcgCTAACCCAGACTTCATGCAGCCTATCTCTGATGTCGTTGATGATGTCATTCAGAGCTGTCCAATCGATGTGAGGAGACCGCTGTACAAG cCGGAGTTTTTCCAGGTGTGTCACTCTAAGAAGGACTACGATGAGATCGGCCCCAGCATCTGTCGACACAACCCCGTATTTGGCATCATGTCCTGA
- the LOC139304049 gene encoding apoptosis regulator Bcl-2-like: MAAAYNSRDIVEDYLRYKLLNNGVVWRVPPPRRQAGGQRRHNAAASTLQLSWRSEQARTSHQGVTLEDSLQDTCAAPTRLQVVLRCAGDELERCYRGDLSAQVSMLLLCDGGGAARRRSLTAVREELFRYGVNWGRIVAMMELGGALCTEMVKTGGTWQVDDIAGWMEESLDSPPLRGWIEDNGGWDAFVELYSESRPPVSFWSLRTVFGLAVLGAAGITLGALFTQR; encoded by the exons ATGGCCGCAGCCTATAACAGCAGGGACATCGTGGAGGATTATCTCCGCTACAAGCTGCTCAACAACGGCGTGGTGTGGCGGGTCCCGCCACCGCGGCGCCAAGCAGGAGGTCAGCGCAGACACAACGCAGCTGCGTCCACGCtacagttgtcatggagatctGAGCAAGCTAGGACTTCACACCAAGGAGTCACTCTGGAAGACTCCCTGCAAG ATACCTGTGCGGCTCCGACCCGGCTGCAGGTGGTCCTGCGGTGCGCTGGTGATGAGCTGGAGCGGTGTTACCGTGGTGACCTGTCGGCCCAGGTGTCCATGCTACTGCTGTGCGATGGCGGTGGGGCGGCGCGCCGGCGAAGCCTTACGGCGGTCAGGGAGGAGCTGTTCAGGTACGGGGTGAACTGGGGACGTATCGTGGCCATGATGGAGCTGGGTGGAGCTCTATGCACCGAGATGGTCAAGACGGGCGGGACGTGGCAGGTGGACGACATCGCCGGGTGGATGGAGGAGAGTCTGGACTCACCGCCACTCCGGGGATGGATAGAAGACAATGGAGGATGG GATGCCTTTGTGGAGTTGTACAGTGAGTCCAGACCTCCAGTCAGTTTCTGGTCTCTGAGGACAGTGTTTGGACTGGCTGTACTGGGAGCAGCTGGGATCACACTGGGAGCCCTGTTCACCCAGAGATAA